The window CCCCCGGCGGTGAACCGGCCCAGCAGGTCGGCCGCTCCGGGCTGGCCCTTGTAGGCGTGGCCGAAGAAGATGTGCCGGTGTGTCAGTTCCGCGGGGTCGGCGGGCAGTTCCTTCAGGCCGAGCACGACGGCGTCGGGCGGCGCCGTCACCCAGGAGCCCGCGGGCGCCACGCGGCAGCCGGCCGCCTCGTACTCCTCGATCGGGAAGACCCGCTGCGGGGACTCCTCGACGGTCAGTTCCACTCCGTTCCCGACGAGCCGCCGGGCGTCGTCGGGCACGATCGGTGTGCGTCGCTCGGTCGTTCGGGCCTCGTGGCGCAGCCACAGATGGAGCTCGGTCATACCAGGTGGGCCTCCGGCGTGAGGCGTCGGCCGCTGAGGGCCGACGCTCAAGGGGCTGACGTCCACGAAGCGTACGCGGCCCGCCTTCGGGTCGCGCACGAATGCGCCCAGGTCACGCCGAGGAGAACCGGAGCCCGCACGGGCGGGCACCCGATGCCTCAGGAGGAGCTGACCACCGCGTCCAGATGGGGCAGGTGGTGGTCGAGACGCTCCCGCTTCGTGCGCAGATAGGTGATGTTGTTCTCGCACGGCGGGATCAGCAGCGGCACCTGCTCGGCGACCGTGATGCCGTGGCTCACCAGCGCGTCACGCTTGCGCGGGTTGTTGGACATCAGGCGCACGGACCGCACACCCAGGTCCTCCAGGATCCGGGCGGCCACCCCGTAGTCACGGGCGTCGACCGGCAGGCCCAGGGCGAGGTTGGCCTCGACGGTGTCCAGGCCCTCCGCCTGCAGGGCCATGGCGCGCAGCTTGGCGAGCAGGCCGATGCCGCGGCCTTCATGCCCTCTGAGGTAGACGACGACACCGGCGCCCTCGGCGACGACCGCGCGCAGGGCGGCGTCGAGCTGGTCGCCGCACTCGCAGTGCTGGGAGCCGAAGGCGTCGCCGGTCAGGCACTCCGAGTGCAGCCGGATGAGGACGTCGTCCGTGCCGAGCTCGCCGTAGACCAGCGCCACCTGTTCGTCACCGCGGTCGTGGTCCAGGTAGCCGACGGCCTCGAATTTCCCGTACACGGTGGGCAAGGGGGCATTCACGACGCGTTCCACGCCGGTCCGCTGCGGTGACTTCTTGCCGAGTACGCCAATTTTTTCTGTCATGATTCTCGAGTTCCTAAGCAGAGACGAAAGGCCGTGACGTTATGAGTGATCTGGTGCCGGCGGACACCACGGAAGACGTACGGACGCGGGGCGCCGGTGTCTCACGGCAGGTCGCGGTGCTTCCCGTGGGGAGCTTCGAGCAGCACGGTGCGTTTCTTCCGCTGGCGACCGACACGCTCGTCGCGTGTGCCGTCGCGCGGGAGATAGCCGGCGCGTACCCGGTGCACCTCCTTCCTCCGGTGACGATCTCGTGCTCGCACGAGCACGCGGCCTGGCCGGGGACCGTCAGCATCTCCTCGGTGACCCTTCATGCGGTGGTACGG of the Streptomyces koelreuteriae genome contains:
- the ribA gene encoding GTP cyclohydrolase II, with the translated sequence MTEKIGVLGKKSPQRTGVERVVNAPLPTVYGKFEAVGYLDHDRGDEQVALVYGELGTDDVLIRLHSECLTGDAFGSQHCECGDQLDAALRAVVAEGAGVVVYLRGHEGRGIGLLAKLRAMALQAEGLDTVEANLALGLPVDARDYGVAARILEDLGVRSVRLMSNNPRKRDALVSHGITVAEQVPLLIPPCENNITYLRTKRERLDHHLPHLDAVVSSS